The following proteins are encoded in a genomic region of Kosakonia oryzae:
- a CDS encoding helix-turn-helix domain-containing protein, which produces MDLTVYLATMLKSLRQGRGWSLSRLAEETGVSKAMLGQIERNESSPTVSTLWKIATGLNVPFSTFIAPPEEETPRAYDPQQQAMVVTPIFPWDEKLHFDLFSINLAPGALSESTPHEAGVIEHVIVISGVLDMCIDGQWRTIAAGSGLRFAGDEAHAYRNSTAQTTHFHSLIHYPKEKAAGKPAAKTTTTNESDNPE; this is translated from the coding sequence ATGGATCTCACCGTTTATCTGGCAACTATGCTGAAAAGCCTGCGTCAGGGTCGCGGCTGGAGCCTTTCCCGCCTGGCAGAGGAGACGGGCGTTTCCAAAGCGATGCTCGGGCAGATAGAACGCAACGAATCCAGCCCGACCGTCTCGACGTTATGGAAAATCGCCACCGGCCTGAATGTTCCTTTCTCCACCTTTATTGCGCCGCCGGAAGAGGAAACGCCGCGGGCGTACGATCCGCAGCAGCAGGCGATGGTGGTCACGCCGATTTTCCCGTGGGATGAAAAGCTGCACTTTGATCTCTTCTCGATTAATCTCGCGCCTGGCGCTCTCAGCGAATCCACGCCGCACGAAGCCGGGGTTATCGAGCATGTGATTGTGATTAGCGGAGTGCTGGATATGTGCATTGACGGGCAGTGGCGAACCATTGCAGCGGGCAGCGGCCTGCGTTTTGCCGGCGATGAAGCGCACGCCTACCGCAACAGCACGGCGCAAACGACGCACTTCCACTCGCTTATCCATTACCCAAAAGAAAAAGCCGCAGGCAAGCCTGCGGCAAAAACGACGACGACTAACGAATCAGACAACCCTGAATAA
- a CDS encoding peptidase U32 family protein, with protein sequence MRLQPHHLELLSPARDAAIAREAILHGADAVYIGGPGFGARHNAGNSLQDIAELVPFAHRYGAKVFITLNTILHDDELEPAQRLIGELYQAGVDALIVQDMGILELDIPPIELHASTQCDIRSVEKAKFLSDVGFSQIVLARELNLEQIRAIHNAADATIEFFIHGALCVAYSGQCNISHAQTGRSANRGDCSQACRLPYTLKDDQGRVVAYEKHLLSMKDNDQTANLAALIDAGVRSFKIEGRYKDMSYVKNITAHYRQMLDAIIEDRGDLARASAGRTEHFFIPSTDKTFHRGSTDYFVNARKGDIGAFDSPKFIGLPVGEVLKVGKDHLDVEVTEPLANGDGLNVLVKREVVGFRVNVAEKTAENRYRVFPNEMPDVLKTLRPHHPLNRNLDHNWQQALLKTSSERRIAVDIELGGWQEQLVLTLTSEDGVSVTHTLEGQFDEANNVQKALDNLKDGLMKLGQTRYYAKEVQVNLPGALFVPNSQLNQLRREAVEMLEEARLANYQRGSRKAVATPPPVYPETHLSFLANVYNHKAREFYHRYGVQLIDAAFEAHEEKGDVPVMITKHCLRFAFNLCPKQAKGNIKSWRATPMQLVHGDEVLTLKFDCRPCEMHVIGKIKNHILKMPLSGSVVASISPDDLLKTLPKNR encoded by the coding sequence ATGCGCCTGCAACCCCATCATCTTGAACTGTTAAGCCCGGCCCGCGATGCCGCCATTGCCCGTGAGGCTATCCTGCACGGTGCGGACGCCGTCTACATTGGCGGGCCAGGTTTTGGCGCTCGCCACAATGCCGGTAACAGCCTGCAGGATATCGCTGAACTGGTGCCGTTCGCCCATCGCTACGGCGCGAAAGTGTTTATCACTCTGAACACCATCCTTCACGATGACGAACTGGAACCGGCGCAGCGCCTGATAGGCGAACTCTACCAGGCGGGCGTTGATGCGCTGATTGTGCAGGATATGGGCATTCTTGAGCTGGATATTCCGCCGATTGAACTGCACGCCAGCACCCAGTGCGATATCCGCAGCGTGGAAAAAGCCAAATTCCTTTCTGATGTGGGGTTCAGCCAGATCGTTCTGGCGCGCGAACTTAACCTTGAGCAGATCCGCGCCATTCACAATGCGGCGGATGCCACCATCGAGTTCTTTATTCACGGTGCGCTGTGCGTAGCGTATTCCGGGCAGTGCAATATTTCCCATGCGCAAACCGGGCGCAGCGCCAACCGTGGCGACTGCTCGCAGGCCTGTCGTCTGCCGTACACCCTGAAAGACGATCAGGGGCGCGTAGTGGCCTATGAAAAACATCTGCTGTCGATGAAAGATAATGACCAGACCGCCAACCTGGCGGCGCTGATCGATGCGGGCGTGCGCTCCTTCAAGATTGAAGGGCGTTACAAAGACATGAGCTACGTGAAAAATATCACTGCGCACTACCGCCAGATGCTCGATGCGATCATTGAAGATCGTGGCGACCTCGCGCGCGCTTCCGCCGGGCGTACCGAGCACTTCTTTATTCCCTCGACGGACAAAACGTTTCACCGCGGCAGCACCGACTACTTTGTTAATGCGCGCAAAGGCGATATTGGCGCCTTCGATTCACCGAAATTTATCGGCCTGCCGGTGGGTGAAGTGCTGAAAGTGGGCAAAGATCATCTCGATGTTGAAGTTACCGAGCCGCTGGCGAACGGTGATGGCCTGAACGTGCTGGTGAAACGTGAAGTGGTCGGTTTTCGCGTCAACGTTGCCGAGAAAACCGCTGAAAACCGTTATCGCGTTTTCCCGAACGAAATGCCGGACGTGCTGAAAACCCTGCGTCCGCATCATCCGCTGAACCGCAACCTCGATCACAACTGGCAGCAGGCGTTGCTGAAAACTTCCAGCGAACGCCGTATCGCGGTGGATATTGAGCTGGGCGGCTGGCAGGAGCAACTGGTGTTAACGCTGACCAGCGAAGATGGCGTGTCGGTAACGCATACGCTGGAAGGGCAATTCGACGAAGCCAACAACGTGCAAAAAGCGCTGGATAACCTGAAAGATGGCCTGATGAAGCTGGGGCAAACTCGCTACTACGCCAAAGAGGTTCAGGTCAATCTGCCAGGCGCGCTGTTTGTGCCCAACAGCCAGCTTAACCAGTTACGCCGTGAAGCGGTGGAGATGCTGGAAGAGGCGCGTCTGGCTAACTACCAGCGCGGCAGCCGTAAAGCGGTAGCCACGCCGCCGCCGGTCTACCCGGAAACGCATCTTTCATTCCTTGCTAACGTCTATAACCATAAAGCGCGTGAATTTTATCATCGCTACGGTGTACAGCTGATTGATGCCGCGTTTGAAGCGCATGAAGAGAAGGGCGACGTGCCGGTAATGATCACCAAGCACTGTCTGCGTTTTGCCTTCAACCTGTGCCCGAAACAGGCGAAAGGCAATATCAAAAGCTGGCGCGCCACACCGATGCAACTGGTGCACGGTGATGAAGTGCTGACGCTGAAATTTGATTGCCGTCCGTGCGAAATGCACGTGATTGGGAAAATTAAAAACCACATCCTGAAGATGCCGCTTTCCGGCAGCGTGGTGGCGTCCATCAGCCCGGATGATTTGCTGAAGACGTTACCGAAAAACAGATAG
- a CDS encoding LysR family transcriptional regulator, with amino-acid sequence MKSLSQISARSMHLFLAIVREGNLSEVARNEGLAASSLSRVVQQLEQALETQLLYRNTRAVTATDAGHIYAEAFRVMLQQLADAQTQVGERRNEPGGRIRINAPTSFGLRHIGPRISELSARYPALYIELNLNDDYIDPFADGTDLLLRIASLKDSELHGRLIASQRCHLVATPAYLRRHGRPESPEALQQHQLLAYRGKTGLQRWRFQQGDRQYQFFPQAKIVSDNAELLLQAARNDAGILLYPDWQIGEMLNRGELVDLLPEFSPTYSAEAQSLWLLYPGGKYPSLNTRVVIDFLLASFGSPPYWRYLPSSSRNIPEG; translated from the coding sequence ATGAAATCACTCAGCCAGATTAGCGCCCGTTCGATGCACCTGTTTCTTGCCATTGTGCGCGAAGGGAATTTGTCCGAAGTGGCACGGAACGAAGGGCTTGCCGCCTCATCGCTTTCCCGCGTGGTTCAGCAACTGGAACAGGCGCTGGAAACGCAACTGCTGTATCGCAACACCCGCGCGGTGACGGCCACCGATGCCGGTCATATCTATGCCGAAGCCTTTCGCGTCATGCTCCAGCAGCTTGCCGATGCGCAAACCCAGGTCGGCGAACGGCGCAACGAACCCGGCGGTCGCATTCGCATTAACGCCCCAACCTCCTTCGGTTTACGGCATATCGGGCCGCGCATCAGCGAACTGAGTGCGCGTTATCCGGCGCTGTACATCGAGCTGAACCTGAATGATGACTATATCGATCCGTTTGCCGACGGCACGGATCTGCTGCTGCGCATCGCCTCGCTGAAAGATTCAGAACTGCATGGCCGTTTGATCGCCAGCCAGCGCTGTCATCTGGTGGCAACGCCCGCCTATCTTCGCCGTCACGGGCGGCCGGAATCACCGGAAGCGCTACAACAGCACCAGTTGCTGGCCTATCGCGGAAAAACCGGGTTGCAGCGCTGGCGCTTTCAGCAAGGCGATCGGCAGTATCAGTTTTTCCCGCAGGCAAAAATCGTTTCTGACAATGCGGAATTGTTACTCCAGGCGGCAAGAAATGACGCCGGAATACTGCTTTATCCGGACTGGCAGATAGGCGAGATGCTGAATCGCGGTGAACTGGTCGATTTGCTACCGGAATTTTCGCCAACCTATTCCGCCGAAGCGCAATCATTGTGGTTGCTCTATCCGGGCGGTAAATACCCGTCGCTCAATACCCGCGTGGTGATCGATTTCTTACTGGCGAGTTTCGGTTCACCGCCCTACTGGCGCTATCTGCCGTCATCTTCCAGGAATATTCCAGAAGGTTAA